tgacccaaaaataaaaactgtcatcatttactctccctcttgtcatttcaaacctgatgactttcttctgcagaacacaaaatatattttgaagaatgttgttaactggcccccatcaAGCTGCATTGGTTGTgaccatacaatagaagtgaaactGGGTCAGTGCAGTTCGGTTACAAACTTCTCAAAACATCGTGTTCtgtggtttgaaatgactagagggtgacaaaatgtttaggtgaactatcacttaaagagtacataacatgaaaattacatttcatgcagtgtgtaatgttgcagtgtttgaaagtaagcagtctgcaaagttgtaaatccgaaggtgaatgaataaaagatattggcttggaaaaaaggtagtagactctgaatcatgcaagaGAGTAGTCATTAGTCAGAGTCGCAAACCACCatggatttacgtcactacatatagtccccgcctatgtTTTGCTAGAACTGCCCacaaaaacttcactcttctcccgcAAACACTGTAGCTGttcacggtagaccaatcacagcagactagaccttctgaccaatcacatcagactaggctaacAGAAAGGAGATTAGACAGCTGAATCTTTTGAGTGTTAGTAAGGTAAGAATTACAAGTGTTTTTACACCCATGTACATAAACTTgaacactccataaaccaaagtaggaccttaaaaatccctagtcaTGTACTCAAAGTATTCCCCatgagacaaaaaaaaaaagtctATGGCCTTGTTTTACAGAAACCCAACACATCTTAAACTAGTTCCAAGCACAAGTTCAATTACTTCATGTTTAGACATCCCCTAAAAAGTCCACGCAATCAAGCTACATTTTGAGTACCAAGGTAGAAAGTAAAATTTATGGCACAAAGCTATCAGAATGAATTAATAGTTAGTTAATGAATGTTGTGCATGCTTGTGTCTCACTGCATCTGGTCTGTATAGCCAAAAACCACCAGATATCAAGCGGTTTAAGAGCAACTCTCCAAACGGTCAACCTTCTGGTGTTTCCTTGAAAACCAGCTCTTTGTCTCAAGACACTTCAGTTGTCATTTGGGGAAAAACTTGAGAATGCCACAGTGTAAACAAATGGTTGACAACAGGTAAAGTCtaataactttaataaaatCAGCAATGAAGTTTacattgtaaagaaaacacCTCCACTGGAAACCACTGTTTCTTCACTCCTTTTTCCAGGAACAGCTCTCCCTGGAACACAAATCAGAAGATGAAACTGATGTCTTTTGTTGTACACAAACCAAAGTGAAACACCTACTTTTCCTGGCACAGCTCTGCTCACAGGAACCAGAAGCAGGGTGGCACACCGCAGTACTACAGTGAATATAGATCTGACCAACAAAGAGATCAGCTTTAGCAACACATACAAAAAGGCAATTTAGATGACACGGAAGGCTGTAAGGAAATCATACAGTCTCCTGCAGAGGGGCCAGTGACGATGGATCCACAAACGTGAACATCTTCACAACAAAGCGCTTGTAGTGGGTTGGGAAGTGAAGACCAGATGAGCCAACTACAGGAACCAGTGCGGTCAGGTAACGGTCATCCTGGTAAGGACAACTAAAACAGTGACAGTTAGGACTCGTGCATAGCTCACCATCTGGACAAATGCTTGGGATTCTACTCACCCATCAACTAGAAAATCCCACTGGGGTAGACTGAGAGGACTAGGGGTTGATGTTGCCCAACAGCGTCCCAACATCAGGACAAGATTGGGGTCAGTCCTCTCCAAAATGCGCACCTCAACATACACAGGTTCTCGCAGTACTTTTGTGACTGGATACTCATCCTCACCGTAGTAGGACGTGTATGCTTCATCTCCTGAGGATGAACACTCATGTTACGGTCACATCTAGAGTTTGAGACCAGCGCTACAAGTACCACTCCTCTTGAGAGGCATTTTTTTGAAGACTAGCACATAGTTACCTTCTGCACAGCCTTTGGTGACACATTGGCCATTTGCCAGTCTAAGCTCCACCCTGAGGGGTCCAAGAGCAGCTACAGGTGGAGGTGGTGGAACAGTGTTGACATCCACAACCAGAGCTTCCACAGCAGTGGCATAATATCTACACTGGAAGAGAAGTCTAGACAACAAACAGTGAGCTTCTTACATCTGTTCAAGGATTCACAGTCCTGAGAGAAAACACAGATGACCTACTCAAATTGACTGTCCCTTGTGATTGAGCCAAGAGGTCCAATCCCCACTTCATAGGATGAAGTCATTCTGTTCTCATACACCACATAGCCATTTTCTTCCTGCAAGAAAAAACACGATTGACATCAAATCTGTTCTAGGCATCCAAATCATCAACAgcaaactcaccatcatgctGGTGCCACAGGCAGTGACTGGAAACTGGTATATGGCAAAGGAAGGTGTGGAACCAACAGGACCACAAGGTGCTTCATTTCCACCCAGCAGACGGACCGTGTCCAGACTCAGACGAGGCAGAGTAACATCTCTAGCCACAACTAACACAAACTGACCATCTCGTATACACTGGACAGTtactgtaatggagacagaggaAGTTATCAGAGAATCAGCTTGgcaagaaacatttcactggTCTAACACCCTTACCTGACATCCCATAATAACACTGCTGTCCATTAAAGCAGCAGTTTATAGCTTCACACTCTGCACCACTGATACCAGGTTCTCCACACTGGATCTGCTCATAATCAGCTACAGCACACTTGTCAAGAGGTTCTGACTGCACCACTGGCTTCTGAAGTGGAAACTTCTGAGAAAACTGTTGTTCAGTTTGCTGGAAGACTGAAGATTGAGGCTCCTGGGGAAAATTACTAAACTGTGGACCAGCATGACAGACCGCACAAAACCATGCACAAAAAGCCACAAGACAAAACAtccctgtagttccaaccatcCTGGCACAAGCAGACACTCTAAGAGCCGTGTGTTTAGTCTTATATACTCTGTAAATCGTCAGTCAGAAATTGTAGCTCCTCCTTGATCAATTAACAATGATTGTTCTCCAGACCTTCTGGAAGCTACAAATGGTGATTTCTGTTTACTCTCAAGATTTTATATGATCATGTTTTAACCAATCTCTACAAAGCCACTGAAAGTAAAGCATACTTTCAAAAATGTAAAGTTGTCAACATCTGTTTGCTGTTCATTTAAGCACTTCACACAACAGCTAGACATTAAAACGACAAAATGCActttttaaaggtgtcatgaactggccttttttattattttatactgttgtctgaggtctacttatgacgttcacaTGGTTTTTagattcaaaaacatcaaaatcaataagtaatgggctactttctaccctggttttgaggctggctcaagaaacgctcggtttttatgGGCGGGctgcatagaagacttggaagtaaacgcccactgctatgattggataacagTTCCAAAAGACAGCGGTGTGCCCTGTGATGTATATTTCTGTGTGTCAATTTGACAAGCTACAtgcttagttggagccttctgtaaaCTTGGTTAGACACGTAGGTTACACATAATCAGGACATATAAAGCGATCTATAACTAAGCAATAGTGAGCATCgtacatatatttttacttaCATAAGATTCCGGTTGGATCTGATATTGGCGGCACAGCATTGCTTTTAAATCTCAAtctctctgcaaatccagcatcgACATGTGCCTTGTTTACAAAGGAATCCACGGtgaaatgaagcaaacaaacgctcaatgttttacccacgtgagctggaacgtcttttaaaaataaacttcaaccacgcattcctaatatcagaatacgaaagaagcgactgtgttcttccacaatcAGGCGCTGCACGATGTGTTGCAtttttgttgcttggtcgctctaaataaaaataacagtgaaagaagccctcacttttgcacatatgacacggggctagcctCTTTCGAGAGCCCTttgctaaagtgacagggttgccagatcttcacagaaaaaataagcaaataaagacaaggcGAAAATTGACCCTAaaaagcaaattgtttatatattttataagacaaaaaatctcaaaatctgCAGctgaccatttattaagacctaagtgccgaggctttttgatctaagaccaaacaacaagcataaaagcgcttattaataatgaacatggcaacactgcaaaaGAGCGCTGTTTGAACACAACACAGCGCGTATCAGctgtttagtttaaactgacggacaaaacaaatctttagccgaaacatatgttgctatggttaccagtttgtcaatcatcacaaatgcgggagtgtgtactatgtgtacATAGCTGAAGTCATTCGCAAACCAGTgggtggggctagagaagtagtcgttgatattcatctgtggaggcggtgttcaacctatcaatgacgtcATTGATTGGTACATTcaaggacctggcgttcgctgggcctggtgtcaataaaagttgtcatttcagaaataagtaCGTCTTCGGTTCTGACACTTAAAGGATGTTCGTTTGAATACGATGAGCTTTTctataacaaaagctcaggttaaaatttatttcttaattcatgacacctttaacacTATGCACAAGTACAGTATAATCAATTTGATAAACTTTGCGAAACTacaataaagtaaatatttcTGGTAgtggtgtaacggttctcggtaaaaaatttgaccgcacggttctccaccaacggttcggcacgtGGTCCAAGGcgcttaaatctgacgacgcatttataatgtggttcgttaaaaattataatgcgtaaaacagacaaagttcagctaatgtatgtttgtcgatggatacacatttaatacctacaacaaatcaaataacgtagacaaatttcaataggattgacgtatgctgtacagtcatttatgctttcatcacccgggtgttgcgagcgcgcgagtgcaggtgagacctgaacagcacatgttgctgtttaaactacactcattcaagccttgccaatttaaacatttaagtgcaagatgatgcacattAAAACTCGCTTGCgtgctgtgagaagatccgaagcgcgcataaggaaagtctcagacatggcacaaatattgagttgtctttgaagcgcttaaacggacaatttcacacgaagtaggtcaacatgcccctcttgtcgagtatcttaacaaacatagtaggttatgtcttaagtgaacggacgaaactcCTGCTGTCTGTtgaaagtcaaggaaatcactcactgcttgtgactcaatagcttctgtaacttcaattatgattcatctttatttaatttgtacatatgcaatgttatgttttatttgattactttaatccatttctaccttaaaaggtatatatacagtatcttattttattttccgctttgctctgttgttttattggtgcttttacttgtagcttgattatttgttcttatttttatttgtcagtagtcccttttccctgaacatagcacggaccgaaccgaaaccgtgaccctaaatCCGTGGCACAAACCGAttcgtgagtaatttgaaccgttacacccctaatttcTGGGTAACTCTCTGATTTACATTAAAGTTGTACAAACTGCCAATGCATGTTTTTTCCAAAGAAAatgactaaattaataaatagtaaataatttAAGTGGTGGAGTTGATCTGAGCTGATGCTAGGCTGGCATTTTGTCACATTGTATGTGAATGTAAAGTTTTGTTTAATACCAATGCCATAATGCAGTGAAATGAGTCAAAAGAAGTAAGAACAATATTTCTGCAGCATTTCTTCACCTTATTGTTAACGTAACATTTACCAACAAACTTTTGAAATCAAGTGTATCTGCAAAAATGAATGCACAAGCATGAACATTGCATGACTGTACTAACAACAATTTACAATGATTTTTGACGCTAAAAAATATTGCAcattgttatttcatgttattAGAAAGTTGACAAAAGGTCTAAATTCATAATAAAGGTGCACCAGGCAGCACAAGAAATAATTTAGCTTTAGTTGCATTATTCAGCATAGGAATCAGAGGCATACATATACAGACGGGATTAGATTTCTCAGAGGACTCCAGAGTCAGATGAAAAACAGTAGGTCATTTACAGAGGTTGTGTGAGAATATCACAGATGTTTGATTAGGATGGGATTAAAATCACAAAGTATGTCTATGAATTCACCTCAAATATCCTCAGGGAAAACTATTCCCATCCAAACACATCTTAAgttatgtttgtttaataatcTTGTCCAATAATATGTTGTGTAAATCAGTTATGCAGGTGTGAGAACAAAGAGAGATGTCTATAATCAGGTGTTTTTCCATGTCTTCACGTTCTTTGGCTACAAAAATAGAAAAACCTTTACGCTAGCATACAGTATGCtcttcttttaaaaaataataaagaagctGTTTCATCTTTAAGAATATCAACATTTAATAATGTCTATACATGACAGATCGAGAaaaaattgattttaaaatgtcaacCTGTCGCACTCTATATATTGTTAAATTTTTAACAAGTTGGAGTTTTAAAAGCCGGAGTTTACAGGTGTATAGTGATTTCCCATGAGTGGTGTTTAAAGGCTGCTCCTCCACTTTGGGATTTGCCTTAGAtcttcttcaaaatgtcatgGTCCAAAAGAAcctaaataaaacagaataattCTATTTTATGGTTAGTCAgataatcaaacagttcttttaTTTTCCAGTGGTTGCTTTTAAAGTCTTGTATTGTGAATAATAAAAGTTGCCTCTATGAAATCTGTAAGCTTCTTCATGTTTTTGTGCTGATTCCGGTGGAATATACAATACAGAATTAAATTCAGATGAAATAAATAagcataaattaaaatgtaagatATGGGGTTGTATGAAACATGGATGGATGTTTGAAATTTGGAAAGATCTGAGGAGAGTCTGGTTCTCAGGTCTTAATAGTGATATATTAGACTTGTAAGAGTTAGTACATCAGTGTTATTCTACTTTAATTGTTAGCTTCAGAATGAATTGCTTTCATGAGAGCTCCCTTTGACGGCTAAAGATAAAATCACAAACAATGTTTTCCTACCAC
This genomic window from Triplophysa rosa linkage group LG10, Trosa_1v2, whole genome shotgun sequence contains:
- the LOC130560064 gene encoding zona pellucida sperm-binding protein 4-like — translated: MFCLVAFCAWFCAVCHAGPQFSNFPQEPQSSVFQQTEQQFSQKFPLQKPVVQSEPLDKCAVADYEQIQCGEPGISGAECEAINCCFNGQQCYYGMSVTVQCIRDGQFVLVVARDVTLPRLSLDTVRLLGGNEAPCGPVGSTPSFAIYQFPVTACGTSMMEENGYVVYENRMTSSYEVGIGPLGSITRDSQFELLFQCRYYATAVEALVVDVNTVPPPPPVAALGPLRVELRLANGQCVTKGCAEGDEAYTSYYGEDEYPVTKVLREPVYVEVRILERTDPNLVLMLGRCWATSTPSPLSLPQWDFLVDGCPYQDDRYLTALVPVVGSSGLHFPTHYKRFVVKMFTFVDPSSLAPLQETIYIHCSTAVCHPASGSCEQSCARKRRAVPGKRSEETVVSSGGVFFTM